A single region of the Sphingomonas crocodyli genome encodes:
- a CDS encoding GAF domain-containing protein has product MRVRFWGTRGSLAKPGPSTLRYGGNTSCVEVVSLGGTRLVIDCGTGGHELGNAIMAEGKPSRGHMLISHTHWDHIQGIPFFTPFFVPGHEWDLYAPQGFQESLKDALAGQMEYTYFPITLDAFGGKLRYHNLGEGSFTIDDVTIHTRYLNHPALTVAFRLEAGGAVVVYACDHEPHSRDVADGEGDLCGEDLAHAEFMRGADLIIHDAQYIAPEFAAKRGWGHSTVEYALRVGREAGARKLALTHHDPSRHDGAVDDVMAQLSASAQPNDPELFAAAEGMVIDVSPARTPTLLRLGQEAPSAIREGTSATVPSMLLIASDPSIAERIGKAVADEPVHLSYAPIAEESVKLARRRVPSLLLAEAATPGLFDLVDKIVRDAGHDVPLVLIGGEGPPGGGAVDRLEEPWSVEYARTRIRTWLLRAEAHWERPPIPEDEADRIAALHALDILDTPQEERFDRHTRLAAALFRVPVSLISIVDSDRQWFKSCFGADLTETPREVSFCAHAVAARSMLIVPDTLKDARFRDHPMVQGGPRLRFYAGAPIYAPGGQPIGTLCVIDTRPRVMTDEEQSLLRDLAGMIESEMDMARTVDIASVR; this is encoded by the coding sequence ATGCGGGTACGCTTTTGGGGCACGCGCGGATCGCTCGCAAAGCCCGGACCGTCGACGTTACGTTATGGCGGCAACACATCGTGTGTCGAGGTGGTCTCCCTTGGGGGAACCCGGCTGGTAATCGATTGCGGTACCGGCGGGCATGAACTTGGCAATGCGATCATGGCGGAGGGAAAGCCTTCGCGTGGTCATATGCTGATCAGCCACACCCATTGGGATCATATTCAGGGCATCCCCTTTTTCACGCCCTTCTTCGTGCCGGGGCATGAATGGGATCTCTATGCGCCGCAGGGCTTTCAGGAATCGCTGAAAGACGCGCTCGCGGGGCAGATGGAATATACCTATTTCCCGATCACGCTCGACGCGTTCGGGGGCAAGCTGCGCTACCACAATCTGGGCGAGGGCAGCTTCACGATCGACGATGTGACGATCCACACCCGCTACCTGAACCACCCCGCGCTCACGGTCGCCTTCCGGCTGGAGGCGGGCGGTGCGGTGGTCGTCTATGCGTGCGATCACGAACCCCATTCGCGCGACGTGGCCGATGGCGAAGGCGATCTGTGCGGCGAGGATCTGGCGCATGCCGAGTTCATGCGCGGGGCCGATTTGATCATCCACGACGCGCAATATATCGCGCCCGAATTTGCGGCGAAGCGCGGCTGGGGCCATTCGACGGTCGAATATGCTTTGCGCGTCGGGCGCGAGGCGGGCGCGCGCAAGCTGGCGCTGACGCACCATGATCCGTCGCGGCATGACGGCGCGGTCGACGATGTGATGGCGCAGCTTTCGGCGAGCGCGCAGCCCAACGATCCCGAACTGTTCGCCGCCGCCGAAGGCATGGTGATCGACGTTTCCCCCGCGCGCACGCCGACCTTGCTGCGGCTGGGGCAGGAGGCGCCGAGCGCGATCCGCGAGGGGACGAGCGCGACGGTGCCGTCGATGCTGCTGATCGCGTCCGATCCCTCGATCGCCGAACGGATCGGCAAGGCCGTCGCCGACGAACCCGTCCACCTGAGCTATGCCCCGATCGCCGAGGAAAGCGTCAAGCTGGCCCGCCGCCGCGTGCCATCGCTGCTGCTCGCCGAGGCCGCGACGCCCGGTCTTTTCGATCTGGTCGACAAGATCGTGCGTGATGCGGGGCATGATGTGCCGCTGGTGCTGATCGGGGGCGAAGGCCCGCCGGGCGGCGGCGCAGTCGATCGGCTGGAGGAGCCGTGGTCGGTCGAATATGCGCGCACCCGCATCCGCACCTGGCTGCTGCGGGCCGAGGCGCATTGGGAACGCCCGCCTATCCCCGAGGACGAGGCCGATCGCATCGCGGCGCTCCACGCGCTCGACATTCTCGATACCCCGCAGGAGGAACGGTTCGATCGCCACACCCGGCTCGCGGCCGCTTTGTTCCGCGTGCCCGTGTCGCTGATCAGCATCGTCGACAGCGATCGGCAATGGTTCAAATCCTGCTTCGGCGCCGACCTGACCGAAACGCCGCGCGAGGTGAGCTTCTGCGCGCATGCGGTGGCGGCGCGATCGATGCTGATCGTGCCCGATACGCTCAAGGATGCGCGCTTCCGCGATCATCCGATGGTGCAGGGCGGACCGCGCCTGCGCTTCTATGCGGGCGCGCCGATTTATGCGCCGGGCGGGCAGCCGATCGGAACATTGTGCGTCATCGATACGCGGCCGCGCGTGATGACCGATGAGGAACAGTCTCTTTTGCGTGATCTGGCGGGCATGATCGAAAGCGAGATGGACATGGCCCGCACGGTCGATATCGCCTCCGTGCGATGA